From the genome of Gammaproteobacteria bacterium, one region includes:
- a CDS encoding SDR family NAD(P)-dependent oxidoreductase codes for MKAASWRGCPLLAAPLLVAVWAGSSSHAFAQAPAVPASDQQVALVTGSTSGLGRELALRLGARGHHVIVHGRNEERGAEVVDAINTEGPGSARFYRADLASLADVRRFAETLLADYGRMDLLINNAGFGSAPNERLLTEDGHEYRFQVNYLSTFLLTHMLMPRLLDSAPARIVNVSSGAQTPIDFDDVMIEKDFSGGRAYAQSKLAQVMFTLDLAEDLEGTGIVVGSLHPATYMPTGMVRRAGVEPRSTIDEGADAVMQLVDSDDYESGQYFSGLRPTRGNDQAYNAGARARLKQLSQELTGVRCSMGRCRYVGG; via the coding sequence GTGAAGGCTGCCTCGTGGCGCGGTTGCCCCCTGCTCGCGGCTCCCTTGCTCGTTGCCGTCTGGGCCGGCTCTTCGAGCCACGCCTTCGCCCAGGCGCCCGCCGTCCCTGCTTCCGATCAGCAGGTGGCGCTGGTGACCGGATCCACGTCGGGGCTGGGAAGGGAACTGGCGCTCAGGCTGGGAGCCCGGGGTCATCACGTGATCGTGCACGGGCGCAACGAGGAGCGGGGCGCGGAGGTGGTGGACGCCATCAACACCGAAGGGCCGGGCAGCGCGCGCTTCTACCGCGCCGACCTGGCCTCGCTCGCGGACGTGCGCCGGTTCGCGGAGACGCTGCTCGCCGACTACGGCCGCATGGACCTCCTCATCAACAACGCCGGCTTCGGGTCGGCGCCGAATGAAAGGCTGCTGACCGAGGACGGCCACGAGTATCGCTTCCAGGTCAACTACCTCTCCACCTTCCTGCTGACCCACATGCTGATGCCGCGGCTGCTGGACAGCGCGCCGGCGCGCATCGTGAACGTCTCCTCGGGGGCCCAGACGCCCATCGACTTCGACGACGTCATGATCGAGAAGGACTTCAGCGGAGGGCGCGCCTACGCCCAGAGCAAGCTCGCACAGGTCATGTTCACGCTCGACCTGGCCGAAGACCTTGAGGGCACCGGCATCGTGGTGGGCTCACTGCATCCGGCTACCTACATGCCCACCGGAATGGTGCGCCGGGCGGGCGTGGAGCCGCGCTCGACCATCGACGAGGGCGCGGACGCCGTGATGCAACTGGTGGACTCGGACGACTACGAGAGCGGGCAGTACTTCAGCGGGCTCAGGCCCACCCGGGGCAACGACCAGGCCTACAATGCCGGCGCACGCGCGCGGCTCAAGCAGTTGAGCCAGGAGCTGACCGGAGTTCGCTGCAGCATGGGCCGCTGCCGCTATGTCGGGGGATGA